A region from the Paraburkholderia youngii genome encodes:
- a CDS encoding MFS transporter, producing MKTIKGLRWWIIALVCVGTIVNYLSRNALGVMAPELMKLLHMNTRQYSYVVGAFQVGYTVMQPVCGLIIDLIGLRLGFALFACLWSLTGVFHSFAGSWFSLAALRGFMGLSEAVAIPAGMKVVAEWFPDREKSVAVGYFNAGTSFGSLLAPPLVVFLSLRYGWQSAFAVTGALGFFWAAAWFVLYRSPTEHKRVSDAERTAIVEGQAPPAARRASVREVLRTRRFWAIAQARFFAEPAWQTFSFWIPLYLATQRHMDLKEIALFAWLPFLAADLGGLFGGYLSPFLMKHFRVPLIWSRISGVVLGALMMLGPASIGLVASPYQAIALFCVGGFAHQMISALVNTLAADVFDPGEVGTVAGFAGMAAWIGGLGFSLMVGALADSIGYTPLFGALGAFDIIGAALLIILMRGVPRHGRARRADLSVNTAA from the coding sequence TTGAAAACGATCAAGGGATTGCGCTGGTGGATCATCGCCCTCGTTTGCGTTGGGACGATCGTCAACTATCTGTCGCGCAACGCGCTCGGCGTGATGGCGCCCGAGCTGATGAAGCTGCTGCACATGAACACGCGGCAGTACTCGTACGTGGTCGGCGCGTTCCAGGTCGGCTATACGGTGATGCAGCCCGTCTGCGGCCTGATCATCGATCTGATCGGCCTGCGCCTCGGTTTCGCATTGTTCGCGTGCCTGTGGTCGCTGACCGGCGTGTTCCATAGCTTCGCGGGCAGCTGGTTTTCGCTCGCCGCGTTGCGCGGCTTCATGGGTCTGTCCGAAGCGGTCGCGATTCCGGCCGGCATGAAGGTCGTCGCCGAATGGTTTCCTGATCGCGAGAAATCCGTCGCGGTCGGCTATTTCAACGCGGGCACCTCCTTCGGCTCGCTGCTCGCGCCGCCCCTCGTCGTGTTCCTGTCGCTGCGCTACGGCTGGCAGAGCGCGTTTGCAGTGACCGGCGCGCTCGGCTTCTTCTGGGCCGCCGCATGGTTCGTGCTGTACCGCTCGCCCACCGAGCACAAGCGCGTGAGTGACGCCGAGCGCACGGCGATCGTCGAAGGCCAGGCACCGCCCGCGGCACGCCGCGCGAGCGTGCGTGAAGTACTGCGCACGCGCCGTTTCTGGGCGATCGCGCAGGCACGCTTTTTCGCCGAACCCGCGTGGCAAACGTTCAGCTTCTGGATTCCGCTCTATCTCGCCACGCAGCGTCATATGGATCTGAAGGAAATCGCGCTGTTCGCGTGGCTGCCGTTTCTCGCCGCGGACCTCGGCGGCCTGTTCGGCGGCTATCTGTCGCCGTTCCTGATGAAGCATTTTCGCGTGCCGCTGATCTGGTCGCGCATCTCGGGCGTGGTGCTCGGCGCGCTGATGATGCTCGGCCCGGCGTCGATCGGTCTCGTCGCGTCGCCGTACCAAGCGATCGCCCTTTTCTGCGTCGGCGGCTTCGCGCACCAGATGATCTCGGCGCTCGTCAACACGCTCGCCGCCGACGTCTTCGATCCCGGCGAGGTCGGCACCGTCGCCGGCTTCGCGGGCATGGCCGCGTGGATCGGCGGCCTCGGCTTCTCGCTGATGGTCGGCGCGCTCGCCGATTCGATCGGCTACACGCCGCTGTTCGGCGCGCTCGGCGCGTTCGACATCATCGGCGCGGCGCTGCTGATCATCCTGATGCGCGGCGTGCCGCGCCACGGCCGCGCGCGCCGCGCCGACCTGAGCGTCAACACCGCTGCCTGA
- a CDS encoding porin, producing the protein MKISQRARTRAFVLCCLPFAGAALSTSASAQSSVTLYGVIDNAFAYASNQKGHSNFYMSQGNLQASKFGFLGSEDLGSGTKAIFRLESGFNSLTGAQSTAGYLFNRQAYVGLANDRYGTVTLGRQYTPYFQMVGALGPTGVLTGATGAHPGDLDALDTTLRFNNSVTYLSPTIAGLQASAQYGLGGVPGSVANGSLFSAALRYDFQPVSLAAGYVKLKDIATSAALGSFAINSPVNNGYASARSAQLFAAAGRYTWHDLMVGVNYSNVQYAPGHGSLFFDKAVFNTYGAIATYRITPSVTVGGGYSFTQASQANGITDPAHYHQISLEQTYSLSTRTTLYALEAYQHAGGKSLIASGSGVTIADAVAVVGDSQNTTPSSGPSQFVGMVGLRHAF; encoded by the coding sequence ATGAAAATCAGCCAGCGCGCGCGCACCCGCGCGTTCGTCCTCTGCTGCCTGCCGTTCGCGGGCGCCGCGTTATCGACCAGCGCGTCGGCGCAAAGCAGCGTCACGTTGTACGGCGTCATCGACAATGCGTTCGCCTATGCCAGCAACCAGAAGGGGCATTCGAACTTCTACATGAGCCAGGGCAATCTGCAGGCGAGCAAGTTTGGCTTCCTCGGCTCGGAAGATCTCGGCAGTGGCACGAAGGCGATCTTCCGGCTCGAGAGCGGTTTCAATTCGCTGACCGGCGCGCAAAGCACCGCGGGTTACCTGTTCAACCGCCAGGCCTACGTCGGCCTCGCGAACGACCGCTATGGCACAGTGACGCTCGGTCGCCAGTACACGCCCTACTTCCAGATGGTCGGCGCGCTCGGACCGACCGGCGTGCTGACCGGCGCGACCGGCGCGCACCCGGGCGATCTCGACGCCCTCGACACGACGCTGCGCTTCAACAATTCGGTTACCTATCTATCACCGACGATCGCGGGCCTGCAGGCAAGTGCGCAGTACGGTCTCGGTGGCGTGCCCGGCAGCGTCGCGAACGGCAGCCTGTTCAGCGCGGCACTGCGCTATGACTTCCAGCCGGTATCGCTCGCAGCCGGCTACGTGAAGCTGAAGGACATCGCGACGAGCGCGGCGCTCGGCAGCTTCGCGATCAACTCGCCGGTCAACAACGGTTATGCGAGCGCGCGCAGCGCGCAGCTGTTCGCCGCGGCGGGCCGCTACACGTGGCACGATCTGATGGTGGGCGTCAACTACTCGAATGTGCAGTACGCGCCGGGCCACGGCTCGCTGTTCTTCGACAAAGCCGTGTTCAACACGTACGGCGCGATCGCGACGTACCGGATCACACCGAGCGTGACCGTGGGCGGCGGCTATAGCTTCACGCAGGCAAGCCAGGCGAATGGCATCACCGACCCGGCGCACTATCATCAGATCTCGCTCGAACAGACCTATAGCCTGTCGACGCGCACCACGCTGTACGCGCTCGAGGCCTATCAGCATGCGGGCGGCAAGTCGCTGATCGCGTCGGGCAGCGGCGTGACCATCGCCGACGCGGTCGCGGTGGTCGGCGACTCGCAGAACACGACGCCGTCGTCGGGCCCGTCTCAGTTCGTCGGCATGGTGGGGTTGCGGCACGCGTTCTAA
- a CDS encoding extracellular solute-binding protein produces MTTGSRRVQTPEGLRHSVLHGPLRAAFAVALLCASLLAAPHAHAAHAIAQYGEPKYPAGFKHFDYVNPDAPRGGTLVLANPSRLTSFDKFNPFTLRGNAAPGLELMFESLTIGSSDEVASAYGLLADDIVVAPDGLSVTFHINSRARFSNGEPVTADDVKFSLDTLKSPQAAPQFASLFSEIKGAVVVDPATVRFEFRERNRELPLLAGSMPVFSRKWGLKPDGSRIPFDQLAFEKPIGSGPYLIDSFDNGRTITFKRDPNYWGADLPVRVGMNNFDRIVYKLYADSTARLEAFKAGEYDALVEYIARNWVRRDVGKRFDSGELIKREFAQHNGTGMQGFFLNTRRPLFQDVRVRKALDLALDFQWLNRQLFFSQYTRIDSYFANTEWQAKGLPSPGELALLEPFRAQLDPAVFGPLPKQADTDPPGSLRANLLEARDLLQQAGWTYRDGALRNAEGEPFQFEILDDAGSASSMEPIIATFTRNLQKLGIAVNFRTTDFAVYQKRLDAFDFDVTTIRMPDVQVPGSEQITRFGSKAADTPGSDNAIGLKSPTVDAVLNALVHAQTREQLTDAAHALDRLLMHGYYVVPHWYSGTHRVAYKRGLAWPKTLPLYYGAEGWITTMWWYEDPQAHAHTASAD; encoded by the coding sequence ATGACAACTGGCTCGCGACGGGTTCAAACGCCTGAGGGACTTCGACACAGCGTGCTCCACGGACCCTTGCGCGCCGCGTTCGCCGTCGCGCTGCTGTGCGCGAGTCTGCTCGCCGCGCCGCATGCGCATGCCGCGCATGCGATCGCGCAGTACGGCGAGCCGAAATATCCAGCCGGCTTCAAACACTTCGACTACGTCAATCCCGATGCGCCGAGAGGCGGCACGCTGGTGCTCGCGAACCCGAGCCGTCTCACGAGCTTCGACAAGTTCAATCCGTTCACGCTGCGCGGCAATGCGGCGCCGGGCCTCGAATTGATGTTCGAGAGCCTGACGATCGGCAGCAGCGACGAAGTCGCGTCGGCTTATGGGCTGCTCGCCGACGACATCGTCGTCGCGCCCGACGGCCTGTCGGTCACGTTCCACATCAATTCGCGCGCGCGCTTTTCGAACGGCGAGCCCGTGACCGCCGACGACGTCAAATTCTCGCTCGATACGCTGAAGAGCCCGCAGGCCGCGCCGCAGTTCGCATCGCTTTTCAGCGAGATCAAGGGCGCGGTCGTCGTCGATCCGGCCACGGTGCGCTTCGAGTTTCGCGAGCGCAATCGCGAGTTGCCGCTGCTCGCGGGCAGCATGCCGGTGTTCTCGCGCAAGTGGGGGTTGAAGCCCGACGGCAGCCGCATTCCGTTCGATCAGCTTGCGTTCGAAAAGCCGATCGGCAGCGGGCCGTATCTGATCGACAGCTTCGACAACGGCCGCACGATCACGTTTAAGCGCGACCCGAACTACTGGGGCGCCGATCTGCCGGTGCGCGTCGGCATGAACAACTTCGATCGCATCGTCTACAAGCTGTATGCGGATAGCACCGCGCGGCTGGAGGCGTTCAAGGCGGGCGAGTACGACGCGCTGGTCGAATACATCGCGCGCAACTGGGTGCGGCGTGACGTCGGCAAGAGGTTCGACAGCGGCGAGTTGATCAAGCGCGAGTTTGCGCAGCACAACGGCACCGGCATGCAGGGCTTTTTCCTGAACACGCGCCGGCCGCTGTTCCAGGACGTGCGCGTGCGCAAGGCGCTCGATCTCGCGCTCGACTTTCAATGGCTGAACCGCCAGCTGTTTTTCAGCCAGTACACGCGCATCGATAGTTATTTCGCCAATACCGAATGGCAGGCGAAGGGGCTGCCGTCGCCCGGCGAGCTCGCGCTGCTCGAGCCGTTTCGCGCCCAGCTCGACCCGGCGGTATTCGGGCCGCTGCCGAAGCAGGCCGATACCGATCCGCCCGGCTCGCTGCGCGCGAATCTGCTAGAGGCACGCGATCTGCTGCAGCAGGCCGGCTGGACCTATCGCGACGGCGCGCTGCGCAACGCCGAGGGCGAGCCGTTCCAGTTCGAGATACTCGACGACGCGGGTTCGGCCTCGTCGATGGAGCCGATCATCGCGACTTTCACGCGCAATCTGCAGAAGCTCGGCATTGCTGTGAACTTCCGCACTACCGACTTCGCGGTCTATCAGAAGCGGCTCGACGCATTCGACTTCGACGTGACGACGATTCGGATGCCCGACGTGCAGGTGCCGGGCTCCGAGCAGATCACCCGCTTCGGCAGCAAGGCCGCCGATACCCCCGGCTCGGACAACGCGATCGGCCTGAAGTCGCCGACCGTCGACGCGGTGTTGAACGCGCTCGTACACGCGCAAACGCGCGAGCAGCTGACCGACGCTGCGCACGCGCTCGACCGTCTGCTGATGCATGGCTACTATGTGGTGCCGCACTGGTACAGCGGCACGCATCGCGTCGCGTACAAGCGCGGACTCGCGTGGCCGAAGACTTTGCCGCTGTACTATGGCGCGGAGGGCTGGATCACGACGATGTGGTGGTACGAAGATCCGCAGGCGCATGCGCACACGGCCAGCGCCGACTGA
- a CDS encoding aspartate kinase, producing MALIVHKYGGTSMGSVERIKNVAKRVAKWHKAGHQMVVVPSAMSGETNRLLGLAKEITTQPSPRELDMIAATGEQVSSGLLAIALQEAGVEAVSYAGWQVPVKTDSAFTKARISDIDGERVKQDLAAGRVVVITGFQGIDPDGHITTLGRGGSDTSAVAVAAALKADECLIYTDVDGVYTTDPRVVEEARRLDRVTFEEMLEMASLGSKVLQIRSVEFAGKYQVKTRVLSSLTDPLMPLDDEMKSGTLITFEEDETMEKAVISGIAFQRDEARIAVMGVPDKPGIAYQILGPVADANIDVDMIIQNQSVEGKTAFTFTVGRGDYARAMEILTGTVKAHVQAEQVLGDPKVSKVSVVGVGMRSHVGIASKMFRTLSEEGINIQMISTSEIKISVLIDEKYMELAVRALHKAFELDQA from the coding sequence ATGGCACTCATCGTACACAAATACGGCGGCACCTCGATGGGCTCGGTCGAGCGCATCAAGAACGTCGCCAAGCGCGTCGCGAAATGGCACAAGGCCGGCCACCAGATGGTCGTCGTGCCCTCGGCGATGTCCGGCGAAACCAATCGCCTGCTTGGCCTCGCGAAAGAAATCACGACTCAACCGAGCCCGCGTGAACTCGACATGATCGCCGCCACCGGCGAGCAGGTCAGCTCGGGTCTGCTCGCGATCGCGCTGCAGGAAGCCGGCGTCGAAGCGGTCAGCTATGCAGGCTGGCAGGTACCGGTCAAAACCGATAGCGCGTTCACGAAAGCGCGCATCAGCGACATCGACGGCGAGCGCGTCAAGCAAGACCTCGCGGCCGGTAGGGTGGTCGTGATCACCGGTTTCCAGGGTATCGACCCCGATGGCCACATCACGACGCTCGGCCGCGGCGGCTCGGACACCTCGGCGGTCGCGGTCGCGGCCGCGCTGAAGGCCGACGAGTGCCTGATCTACACGGACGTCGACGGGGTGTACACGACGGACCCGCGCGTCGTTGAAGAAGCGCGCCGGCTCGACCGCGTGACGTTCGAAGAAATGCTGGAAATGGCCAGCCTGGGTTCGAAGGTGCTGCAGATCCGCTCGGTGGAATTCGCCGGCAAATATCAGGTGAAGACGCGCGTGCTGTCGAGCCTGACCGATCCGCTGATGCCGCTCGACGACGAAATGAAGTCGGGCACCCTGATTACTTTTGAAGAAGACGAGACCATGGAAAAAGCAGTCATCTCGGGCATCGCGTTCCAGCGCGACGAAGCTCGTATCGCCGTGATGGGCGTGCCCGACAAGCCGGGCATCGCGTATCAGATTCTCGGCCCGGTGGCGGACGCGAATATCGACGTCGACATGATCATTCAGAACCAGAGCGTCGAGGGCAAGACAGCGTTCACGTTCACGGTTGGCCGCGGCGACTATGCGCGCGCAATGGAGATCCTCACCGGCACGGTCAAGGCGCACGTGCAGGCCGAGCAGGTGCTGGGCGACCCGAAGGTGTCGAAGGTGTCGGTGGTCGGCGTTGGGATGCGCTCGCACGTCGGCATCGCGAGCAAGATGTTCCGCACGCTGTCGGAAGAGGGCATCAACATTCAGATGATCTCGACTTCCGAAATCAAGATTTCGGTATTGATCGACGAAAAGTACATGGAGCTCGCAGTGCGCGCGCTGCATAAGGCCTTCGAACTCGATCAGGCATAA
- a CDS encoding glycoside hydrolase family 31 protein, whose amino-acid sequence MRSQINLKHPPRFALASNAGNPAANPVVLSAQPNCRIELFVLAEDIIRVLVLPDGETHGPRTWAIAPGADDVPLEGRERRDLSGFTPPPFTVNEAAGHVAIETARVRVSVALEGGACAWDILHEGTWHRVMSDRKTQAYNFGWWDSRVYHYVERRRDEMYVGLGERAGSLDRAQQSYEMRNIDAMGYSARTTDPLYKHIPFYVTWQPQTSTGFGLFYDTLADCRFDMGRELDNYHGHYRHFIAEHGDLDYYFIASPGSPLDAVRRFTWLTGRPAWMPKWGLGYSGSTMSYTDAPDAQQQMGEFIERCREHDVLCDSFHLSSGYTSIGPKRYVFNWNHEKFPDIEGFVQSYLDHGVRLCANIKPCLLQDHPAFDDVAQAGLLIEAPDGEPAWVQFWDEVGAYLDFTNPATIDWWKARVKDALLEYGIAATWNDNNEFEIWSPHAIARGFGKPYPAHQAKVLQTQLMMRASHDAQREHAPDKRPFLVSRSGGVGMHRYVQTWSGDNYTSWETLRFNLKMGLGLAMSGVSNSGHDIGGFSGPAPQPELFARWVAFGIFLPRFSIHSWNDDGTVNEPWMHPEVTRHVADLIKLRYRLIPYLYELLWQSHSAYEPVLRPLFAEFPRDPRCLVDGDDMMLGSSMLVAPVVDPGRSTRDVYLPAGSRWVSYWSGEAFDGGQTVTLPAPIERPVFLLREGSVIPLNIAEQHFGRPADERAFLAVPHAGAGTAQGGSIEDDGETEAWRNGEQGRWNVTLTGDANTLRVTLERPQWKHRTQLRVRVFVPMHETRAIVCTNGTLDADHTANGWRCLTISLPH is encoded by the coding sequence ATGCGTTCACAGATCAATCTCAAACATCCGCCGCGCTTCGCACTCGCCTCCAACGCTGGCAACCCCGCGGCCAACCCGGTCGTGCTGAGCGCGCAGCCGAATTGCCGCATCGAGCTATTCGTGCTCGCCGAGGACATCATCCGCGTGCTCGTGCTGCCGGACGGCGAAACGCACGGTCCGCGCACGTGGGCGATCGCGCCCGGCGCGGACGACGTGCCGCTCGAAGGCCGCGAGCGCCGCGACCTGAGCGGCTTTACGCCGCCGCCGTTCACGGTGAACGAAGCAGCCGGCCACGTGGCGATCGAAACGGCGCGCGTACGCGTGAGCGTCGCGCTCGAAGGCGGCGCCTGCGCATGGGACATCCTGCACGAAGGCACGTGGCATCGCGTGATGAGCGATCGCAAGACCCAGGCGTACAACTTCGGCTGGTGGGACTCGCGCGTCTATCACTACGTCGAGCGGCGCCGCGACGAAATGTACGTGGGCCTCGGCGAGCGTGCCGGCTCGCTCGATCGCGCGCAGCAAAGCTACGAGATGCGCAACATCGACGCAATGGGCTACAGCGCACGCACCACGGACCCGCTATACAAACACATCCCGTTCTACGTGACGTGGCAGCCGCAGACGTCGACCGGCTTTGGCCTGTTCTACGACACGCTCGCCGATTGCCGCTTCGACATGGGCCGTGAGCTCGACAACTATCACGGTCACTATCGGCACTTCATCGCCGAGCATGGCGATCTCGACTACTACTTCATCGCGTCGCCCGGCTCGCCGCTCGACGCGGTGCGCCGCTTCACGTGGCTCACCGGACGTCCCGCGTGGATGCCGAAATGGGGCCTCGGCTACTCGGGCTCGACGATGAGCTACACCGACGCACCGGACGCACAACAGCAGATGGGCGAATTCATCGAGCGCTGCCGCGAGCACGACGTGCTGTGCGACTCGTTCCATCTGTCCTCGGGCTATACGTCGATCGGGCCGAAGCGCTATGTGTTCAACTGGAACCACGAGAAGTTTCCGGACATCGAAGGCTTCGTACAGAGCTATCTCGATCACGGCGTGCGTCTATGCGCGAACATCAAGCCGTGTCTGCTGCAGGATCACCCCGCGTTCGACGACGTCGCGCAGGCCGGCCTGTTGATCGAAGCGCCCGACGGCGAGCCCGCATGGGTGCAGTTCTGGGACGAAGTCGGCGCATATCTCGACTTCACGAATCCCGCGACGATCGACTGGTGGAAGGCGCGCGTGAAGGACGCGCTGCTCGAATATGGCATCGCGGCCACCTGGAACGACAACAACGAGTTCGAGATCTGGTCGCCGCATGCAATTGCGCGCGGCTTCGGCAAGCCGTATCCGGCACATCAGGCTAAGGTGCTGCAAACGCAGCTGATGATGCGCGCGTCGCACGACGCGCAGCGCGAGCATGCGCCGGATAAGCGTCCGTTCCTCGTATCGCGCTCGGGCGGCGTGGGCATGCATCGCTATGTACAGACGTGGTCGGGCGACAACTACACGTCGTGGGAAACGCTGCGCTTCAATCTGAAGATGGGCCTCGGGCTCGCAATGTCGGGCGTGTCGAATAGCGGCCATGACATCGGCGGCTTCTCGGGTCCGGCGCCGCAGCCGGAGCTGTTCGCGCGCTGGGTCGCGTTCGGCATTTTCCTGCCGCGCTTTTCGATTCACTCGTGGAACGACGACGGCACCGTCAACGAGCCGTGGATGCATCCGGAAGTCACTCGGCACGTGGCGGACCTGATCAAGCTGCGCTATCGGCTGATCCCTTACCTGTACGAGCTGCTGTGGCAATCGCATAGCGCATACGAACCGGTGCTGCGGCCGCTGTTCGCGGAGTTTCCGCGCGATCCGCGCTGCCTCGTCGACGGCGACGACATGATGCTCGGCTCGTCGATGCTGGTCGCGCCGGTGGTCGATCCGGGCCGGAGCACGCGCGACGTGTATCTGCCCGCCGGTTCGCGCTGGGTGTCGTACTGGAGCGGCGAAGCATTCGACGGCGGCCAGACCGTCACGCTGCCCGCGCCTATCGAGCGGCCGGTGTTCTTGCTGCGCGAAGGCAGCGTGATTCCGCTCAACATCGCCGAACAGCATTTCGGCCGCCCCGCCGACGAGCGCGCATTCCTCGCGGTGCCACATGCCGGCGCGGGCACCGCGCAAGGCGGCTCGATCGAGGACGACGGCGAGACCGAAGCCTGGCGCAATGGCGAGCAAGGCCGCTGGAACGTCACGCTGACGGGTGACGCAAACACGTTGCGCGTGACGCTCGAGCGTCCGCAATGGAAGCATCGCACGCAGCTCCGAGTGCGTGTGTTCGTGCCGATGCATGAGACACGCGCGATCGTCTGCACGAACGGCACGCTCGACGCCGACCACACCGCAAACGGCTGGCGCTGCCTGACGATTTCGCTGCCGCACTGA